One genomic window of [Clostridium] scindens ATCC 35704 includes the following:
- a CDS encoding spore coat protein CotJB, producing MTDNRPCRKDLLDWINVVSFAVDDVKLFLDTHPCNKEAMEFFDEFKKQRVQALKEYAKYYGPLTLDTASTCTERWNWINEPWPWQEGGC from the coding sequence ATGACAGATAACAGGCCTTGCCGCAAAGATTTATTAGACTGGATCAACGTAGTCAGTTTTGCAGTAGATGACGTGAAACTGTTCCTGGATACGCACCCCTGCAACAAAGAGGCAATGGAATTCTTCGACGAATTCAAAAAGCAGCGCGTCCAGGCGCTGAAGGAATACGCCAAATATTATGGTCCTCTTACGCTTGATACCGCAAGCACTTGCACCGAACGCTGGAATTGGATCAACGAGCCATGGCCATGGCAGGAAGGGGGATGCTAA
- a CDS encoding ExeA family protein, translated as MFRSYYGLSFNPFDKQMAREKDRFLSKDISEMLSRLDYLKDTRGIGLFTARPGMGKSFALRCFAKGLNPNLYHMEYICLSTVSVMEFYRQLCSVLGVEPRGGKPGMFRAIQEQILYLYKDKKQPLLLAVDEAQYLSTGILEDIKMLMNYGYDSLNCFTLILCGEPHLNNTLRKPVHEALRQRITVHYNFSGLSDSEVAQYVLHKITCAGGSSSIIEQAALSAVHSHSQGSPRLVDNLMTNALTLGAQMEKKMIDTEVILASVSSQNLG; from the coding sequence ATGTTCCGTTCTTACTATGGATTATCTTTCAATCCTTTTGATAAACAAATGGCCCGGGAGAAAGACCGTTTCCTTTCTAAGGACATTTCTGAGATGCTCTCCCGGCTGGACTACTTAAAAGATACCAGGGGCATCGGCCTGTTCACGGCACGCCCCGGCATGGGCAAGTCCTTCGCCCTGCGCTGTTTTGCAAAAGGACTCAACCCCAACCTCTACCACATGGAGTACATCTGCCTCTCCACCGTAAGCGTCATGGAGTTCTACCGCCAGCTCTGCTCCGTCCTGGGGGTGGAGCCAAGGGGCGGTAAGCCCGGGATGTTCCGCGCCATACAGGAGCAGATCCTCTACCTTTACAAGGATAAGAAGCAGCCCCTCCTCCTGGCCGTTGATGAGGCCCAGTACCTATCCACAGGCATCCTGGAGGACATCAAAATGCTCATGAACTACGGCTATGACTCCCTGAACTGCTTCACGCTCATCCTGTGCGGGGAACCCCATCTTAACAATACCCTGCGCAAGCCCGTTCATGAAGCCCTGCGGCAGAGGATCACTGTGCACTACAACTTCTCCGGTCTCTCTGATTCGGAGGTGGCGCAGTACGTGCTCCATAAGATCACCTGTGCGGGAGGCTCTTCCTCCATCATAGAGCAGGCCGCCCTTTCCGCGGTCCACAGCCACTCCCAGGGAAGTCCCAGGCTGGTGGACAACCTCATGACTAACGCTCTCACCCTTGGCGCACAGATGGAGAAGAAGATGATCGACACAGAAGTGATACTAGCCTCCGTCAGCAGCCAGAATCTTGGGTAG
- a CDS encoding helix-turn-helix domain-containing protein has protein sequence MYIKLTLQEKLKDERTNRHMTLAELEKATGIARATLGKYESDKCTDISPFNLAKLAEYYGLSMDYLMGLTENKNHPNTALHELHLNDSTVDLLKSGALNNRLLCEFVCHPGFLRLLTDMEVCIDRIADMRIHDMNLVLEKARQSVMEQRQPPENDLYMRTLELGQVSEELFFSHVIHDDLDRIVKDLRTRHESDKTTAEPETPAADFARNIPVILLDALMHKGTADEKRAFTICRVFGIDYMGLPEEERATLARVFKKSPLLPVASSQRGKSKLLSLFGKKKTKE, from the coding sequence ATGTATATAAAACTGACGCTTCAGGAGAAATTGAAAGACGAGAGAACCAACCGCCATATGACGCTTGCGGAACTGGAAAAGGCAACAGGCATAGCAAGAGCCACGCTGGGAAAATATGAATCCGACAAATGCACGGATATAAGCCCGTTCAACCTCGCAAAGCTGGCGGAATACTACGGCCTTTCCATGGATTACCTCATGGGGCTGACCGAAAACAAGAACCACCCGAACACCGCCCTGCATGAGCTGCACTTGAATGATTCCACGGTTGATTTGTTAAAAAGCGGCGCACTCAACAACCGGCTTCTCTGCGAGTTTGTCTGCCATCCGGGATTTTTGCGCCTGCTGACGGATATGGAAGTCTGCATTGACCGGATTGCGGATATGCGTATCCATGACATGAACTTAGTTCTGGAAAAAGCAAGGCAGTCCGTCATGGAACAGCGGCAGCCCCCTGAAAACGACCTCTATATGCGTACTTTAGAATTAGGGCAGGTCAGCGAGGAACTGTTTTTCAGCCATGTTATCCATGATGACCTTGACCGGATTGTAAAAGACCTCCGCACCCGGCACGAATCCGACAAGACCACTGCCGAGCCGGAAACCCCCGCAGCGGATTTTGCCAGAAACATTCCGGTGATACTGCTGGACGCCCTCATGCACAAAGGCACGGCGGACGAAAAACGGGCGTTTACTATCTGCCGGGTGTTCGGCATTGACTATATGGGCCTCCCGGAAGAGGAACGTGCCACCCTTGCCCGTGTGTTTAAAAAATCCCCCCTGCTCCCCGTAGCTTCCAGCCAGCGTGGAAAATCAAAGCTGCTGTCCCTGTTTGGGAAGAAAAAGACGAAAGAATGA
- a CDS encoding tyrosine-type recombinase/integrase: MKKPTKESIKISGYVHDFLNVYAPTHKTGSGHTLRSYEDALVLYMKFLETEKKVCGGDLGGSCFRRTVIEEWLEWLRNIRNCSPQSCNSRLASIRTFLKYMGSRDVSLLVLCHEAAGIPRMKCVRKQVRGMSREAAQALMEAPDASKRTGRRDMALIILLYSTAARLDEVLGMKNGQLHLAAEKPYATITGKGDKVRTLYLLPKVVAHLERYQKEFHGVSPDPEAYVFFSRNTGIYGCRPAN; encoded by the coding sequence ATGAAGAAACCAACTAAGGAGAGCATAAAAATCTCAGGGTATGTGCATGACTTTTTAAACGTATATGCGCCCACCCACAAGACAGGGAGCGGACACACTCTGCGCTCCTACGAAGACGCACTTGTCCTGTACATGAAATTCTTGGAAACGGAGAAAAAAGTCTGCGGCGGGGATCTTGGGGGCAGCTGCTTCCGGCGCACGGTCATCGAAGAGTGGCTGGAATGGCTCCGGAACATACGGAACTGCAGCCCGCAGAGTTGCAACAGCAGGCTGGCATCGATAAGGACGTTTCTGAAATACATGGGGAGCCGGGATGTATCGCTGCTTGTCCTCTGCCATGAAGCAGCCGGCATACCCCGTATGAAATGCGTGAGGAAGCAGGTCAGGGGGATGAGCAGGGAGGCGGCACAGGCCCTCATGGAAGCCCCCGACGCATCCAAAAGGACTGGGAGGAGGGACATGGCCCTAATAATCCTTTTATACAGCACAGCAGCAAGGCTGGACGAGGTCCTTGGCATGAAGAACGGCCAGCTCCACCTGGCTGCCGAAAAACCATATGCGACGATAACCGGGAAAGGGGACAAGGTACGGACACTGTATCTGCTCCCCAAGGTTGTCGCACATCTTGAACGCTACCAGAAAGAATTCCATGGTGTTTCCCCAGATCCTGAGGCATATGTTTTCTTCTCGCGCAACACAGGAATCTATGGGTGTCGTCCCGCAAACTAA
- a CDS encoding DDE-type integrase/transposase/recombinase, whose translation MDNNQKNLSDAAAMAQFRLALIAPVIHDLYPDASRNAYYQRITENPLTLPDGSVFRYSPKTISKWVSLYQNGGIDALMPRERSDKGATRVLPDTAIEEICRLKAAFPRLNSTQIHKHLVEEAFIPASVSVCAVQRFVKKHDLKSASNPNLRDRKAFEEDAFGKMWQADTCYLPYITENGQRRRVYCILVIDDHSRFLVGGGLFYNDTAYNFQKVLKDAVAAHGIPSKLYVDNGCSYVGAQLSLICGSIGTVLLHTKVRDGASKAKIERQFRTLKETWLYTLDMDSITSLAQFNGLLKDYMRSYNTSVHSGIGTTPLARYQQTRSSIRRPKSREWLEECFLNRITRKVNKDSTVSIDRVAYDVPMQFISSKVEIRFLPDDMSSAFILYEGEHYPIRPTDKNENCRTKRNNAPGIDYSKLGGGC comes from the coding sequence ATGGACAACAATCAAAAGAACCTTTCGGATGCAGCCGCCATGGCACAGTTCCGGCTCGCGCTCATTGCACCGGTCATCCATGACCTTTACCCAGATGCGTCCAGGAACGCCTACTACCAGCGTATCACCGAGAACCCTCTCACCCTGCCGGATGGTTCTGTGTTCCGCTATAGCCCCAAAACCATCAGCAAGTGGGTATCCCTTTACCAGAACGGCGGCATCGACGCACTTATGCCCCGGGAGCGCTCCGATAAGGGTGCCACCCGGGTGCTGCCAGATACCGCCATCGAAGAAATCTGCCGGCTCAAGGCGGCTTTCCCAAGACTGAATTCCACCCAGATCCACAAACATCTTGTGGAAGAAGCCTTCATCCCTGCTTCCGTCAGCGTCTGCGCAGTCCAGCGTTTTGTGAAGAAGCATGACCTGAAATCGGCATCCAACCCAAACCTGAGGGACAGGAAGGCCTTCGAGGAAGATGCCTTTGGGAAAATGTGGCAGGCGGATACCTGTTACCTTCCTTATATCACGGAAAACGGCCAGCGCAGGAGGGTCTACTGCATCCTGGTCATTGATGACCATTCCCGTTTCCTGGTGGGCGGCGGACTCTTCTATAATGATACGGCCTACAACTTCCAGAAGGTGCTCAAGGATGCCGTGGCCGCTCACGGGATCCCGTCTAAGCTCTATGTCGACAACGGTTGCAGCTACGTGGGTGCGCAGCTCTCCCTGATCTGCGGTTCCATCGGCACCGTCCTTTTACATACAAAAGTACGGGACGGTGCCTCCAAAGCCAAGATAGAACGCCAGTTCAGGACACTCAAGGAAACCTGGCTCTATACCCTGGATATGGATTCCATCACCTCCCTGGCGCAGTTCAACGGGCTCCTTAAGGATTACATGCGCTCCTACAACACTTCCGTCCATTCCGGCATCGGCACTACACCCCTTGCGCGCTACCAGCAGACCCGTTCTTCCATCCGCAGGCCTAAGTCCAGGGAATGGCTGGAGGAATGCTTCCTGAACCGTATTACAAGGAAGGTGAACAAGGATTCTACCGTCTCCATCGACAGGGTGGCCTACGACGTCCCCATGCAGTTCATCTCATCAAAAGTGGAGATCCGGTTCCTTCCGGATGACATGTCCTCCGCCTTCATCCTTTACGAAGGGGAGCATTACCCCATCCGGCCTACGGATAAGAACGAAAACTGCAGGACCAAGCGCAATAACGCACCAGGCATTGACTACTCAAAGTTAGGGGGTGGCTGTTGA
- a CDS encoding DUF6431 domain-containing protein has product MEGFCPELQTCPCCGAKGSCRIHAYYGRSLVDFVGGTPVRHSLCILRLICTCGHTHAILPDFIIPYSGYGLFFLLRVLAEYFLHLSTVERLCERFSISLSQLRRWLDLFRVQKVEWLGILSSVEISALSFLKALSIQPAYSDFASAFVRRFAKSFLQSHRNPAPYCQQVFGP; this is encoded by the coding sequence ATGGAGGGATTCTGCCCTGAGCTGCAGACCTGTCCCTGTTGTGGGGCTAAGGGAAGCTGCCGGATCCATGCCTACTATGGCCGTTCTCTGGTGGACTTCGTGGGTGGCACCCCTGTCCGCCACAGCCTCTGCATTCTGCGCCTTATCTGTACCTGCGGCCATACCCATGCCATCCTTCCGGACTTCATCATCCCCTACTCCGGCTATGGCCTGTTCTTTCTCCTGCGTGTCCTGGCGGAGTATTTCCTGCACCTGTCTACCGTGGAGAGACTCTGCGAGCGCTTCTCCATCTCTCTTTCCCAGCTGCGCCGATGGCTGGATCTTTTCCGTGTGCAGAAGGTGGAATGGCTGGGCATCCTCTCTTCCGTGGAGATATCCGCCCTTTCTTTCCTGAAGGCTCTGTCCATCCAACCCGCCTATTCTGATTTTGCTTCCGCCTTTGTCCGCCGCTTTGCGAAATCCTTCCTCCAGTCCCATAGGAATCCGGCGCCTTACTGCCAGCAGGTATTCGGCCCGTGA
- a CDS encoding tyrosine-type recombinase/integrase, whose protein sequence is MNLQNLQEHHGELLSFMESNGYAEAYVQRFRLAISRILSEPGQNRWTSYTDIYLDYEKRSGSANYLRQMRTVIGAIEQFDIYGRMPDARHRHTLFERGSYHLLIPEFKELIDYYRQHERQRGKKDATINGQSHNAATFLHHLQEQGTSCLDNITEDAVLSFFISEDGELIRSSSYKNNVAAVLKACLEWKGPQCRRLLGYLPALKKRRRNIQYLTKEEVSAVRTAIEQQPLSMRNRAVMLLLILTGIRSSDIACLTLDSIDWETATVCICQKKTGLPLELPLTPVIGNAIFDYLTQERPDTESRRLFLSETWPFSPLADNSIENIVAKVFRMAGIRQSPGERKGTHIFRHNAASSMLENGVQQPVISKTLGHSSPQSLETYLSADFVHLKECALGIETFPVAKGVFPI, encoded by the coding sequence ATGAACTTACAAAACTTACAGGAACATCATGGAGAGCTGCTTTCCTTCATGGAATCCAATGGCTATGCGGAAGCCTATGTCCAGAGATTCCGTCTGGCGATCAGCCGCATATTGTCAGAACCCGGTCAGAACCGTTGGACGTCTTATACGGACATTTATCTGGATTATGAAAAAAGATCCGGATCCGCGAATTACCTCAGGCAAATGCGGACAGTCATCGGTGCGATTGAGCAGTTCGACATATATGGGCGCATGCCCGATGCGAGGCACCGCCACACGCTGTTTGAGAGAGGTTCTTACCACTTGCTGATACCCGAGTTCAAGGAGCTTATCGACTACTACCGGCAGCACGAAAGGCAGCGCGGGAAGAAAGATGCAACAATAAATGGGCAGTCCCACAACGCTGCAACTTTTCTGCACCACTTGCAGGAACAGGGAACTTCCTGCCTTGACAACATAACGGAGGATGCGGTGCTGTCCTTCTTCATTTCAGAGGACGGGGAGCTGATCAGGAGTTCCTCTTACAAAAATAATGTTGCAGCTGTGTTAAAGGCATGTCTGGAGTGGAAGGGCCCACAGTGCCGCAGGCTCCTCGGTTATCTCCCTGCCCTAAAGAAAAGGCGCAGAAACATACAGTACCTCACAAAGGAGGAAGTAAGCGCAGTGCGCACGGCAATTGAACAGCAGCCCCTCTCGATGCGCAACAGGGCCGTCATGCTGCTCCTCATCCTTACAGGGATCAGGAGCAGCGACATTGCATGCCTCACCCTGGATTCCATCGACTGGGAAACCGCAACGGTCTGCATCTGCCAGAAGAAGACAGGCCTTCCGCTGGAACTCCCGCTCACCCCGGTCATTGGGAATGCCATTTTTGATTACCTGACGCAGGAACGCCCGGATACGGAAAGCCGGCGGCTGTTCCTCTCCGAAACATGGCCGTTCTCCCCGCTTGCAGACAACAGCATAGAGAACATCGTGGCAAAAGTTTTCAGGATGGCAGGGATAAGGCAGTCGCCCGGGGAAAGGAAGGGGACGCACATCTTCAGGCACAACGCGGCTTCGTCCATGCTCGAAAACGGCGTGCAGCAGCCGGTGATATCCAAGACGCTCGGACACTCATCCCCGCAGTCACTGGAGACATACCTGAGCGCCGATTTTGTGCATCTGAAGGAATGCGCACTGGGCATAGAAACATTCCCTGTCGCAAAGGGGGTGTTTCCGATATGA
- a CDS encoding TnpV protein — protein sequence MKELPERIHDDTNGLDYVLVGDYYIPALRLTEESRPIGHWGRRRKAYLEEARPALYCSLLLSGKLWTHLADVDEQAQERLDLIMEQMKAAEGVTEKLKADDQLEWVRRCNSIRSRAEEIIYAELVYV from the coding sequence ATGAAAGAACTGCCAGAAAGAATCCATGACGATACCAACGGTCTTGACTACGTTCTTGTGGGTGATTATTACATTCCCGCCCTGCGGCTGACGGAGGAATCCCGCCCAATCGGGCATTGGGGGCGCAGGCGTAAAGCCTATCTGGAAGAAGCCCGCCCCGCCCTTTATTGCAGCCTGCTGTTGTCCGGGAAACTCTGGACGCACCTTGCCGACGTGGACGAGCAGGCACAGGAGCGGCTTGACCTTATCATGGAGCAGATGAAAGCCGCCGAGGGCGTGACGGAGAAATTGAAAGCGGATGACCAGCTTGAATGGGTGCGCCGCTGCAATTCTATCCGCAGCCGGGCGGAGGAAATTATCTATGCGGAACTGGTCTATGTATAA
- a CDS encoding DUF6618 family protein, with protein sequence MEYNCILRDGPRREIWTGKILLLRWRPGWYEAEINGRGTYFHILAGQHKYGNYLCIPNHDVGCELSDFSDIFWNEGRLSSLMRKVDAVTVASGLAYLPTLADKQ encoded by the coding sequence ATGGAATATAACTGTATCCTCAGGGATGGTCCCCGCAGGGAAATCTGGACAGGAAAGATCCTCTTATTACGGTGGCGGCCTGGGTGGTATGAAGCAGAGATCAATGGGCGGGGGACTTACTTCCACATCCTGGCCGGGCAGCATAAATATGGGAATTACCTTTGTATCCCGAACCATGATGTAGGATGTGAACTGTCTGATTTTTCTGATATTTTTTGGAATGAGGGGCGGCTCAGCAGTCTGATGCGGAAGGTAGATGCAGTTACGGTTGCCTCTGGCTTGGCTTATCTCCCGACTCTGGCTGACAAACAATGA
- a CDS encoding DUF5348 domain-containing protein — protein sequence MAQKTGALIFDETADRYDIRFDITDYYGGLHCGECMDVFTGGKWKPTRIEYGDNWYLVGIRAEDLNGLRVRI from the coding sequence ATGGCACAGAAAACAGGAGCTTTGATTTTTGACGAAACCGCTGACCGCTACGACATTCGCTTTGACATTACCGACTATTACGGCGGCTTGCATTGCGGCGAGTGCATGGACGTATTCACAGGCGGCAAATGGAAGCCGACCCGGATTGAGTACGGGGACAACTGGTATCTTGTAGGTATTCGCGCCGAGGATTTGAACGGGCTGCGAGTACGGATTTAA
- a CDS encoding tyrosine-type recombinase/integrase: MTQPAVARILKKHARTAHEACKDVPLGLHAHQLRHAKASHWLEDGMNVLQISFLLGHERLETTMKYLDITTADEARAIATLENENDKNVLPKWKNPDGSLIDFCGIRRRG, from the coding sequence ATGACGCAGCCAGCCGTGGCCAGGATTCTGAAAAAACACGCCAGGACTGCCCATGAAGCCTGTAAGGATGTCCCACTGGGGCTGCATGCACATCAACTTCGCCATGCAAAGGCATCCCATTGGCTAGAGGACGGGATGAATGTGCTGCAGATCTCATTCCTTCTCGGACACGAGCGGCTCGAAACTACAATGAAATACCTGGACATCACGACAGCGGATGAGGCAAGAGCGATAGCAACTTTAGAAAACGAAAATGACAAAAATGTGCTTCCTAAATGGAAGAATCCGGACGGCTCTTTGATTGATTTCTGCGGGATAAGGCGCAGGGGCTAA
- a CDS encoding PcfB family protein, giving the protein MQDEINEKVVALSIKGAKLTAEMLQKAIKTMLTEVKKQQGKPPRGKQTLKQLAKQNAGLSNIEITEGNIKAFESTAKKYGIDFALKKDSTETPPRYLVFFKGRDADALTAAFKEFSAKKLNKEQKPSIRKALATFREAAKQLNANRQKTKHKDRGIEL; this is encoded by the coding sequence TTGCAAGATGAAATCAACGAGAAAGTGGTTGCGCTCTCTATCAAAGGAGCGAAGCTAACCGCTGAAATGCTGCAAAAGGCAATCAAGACCATGCTTACAGAAGTCAAAAAGCAGCAAGGTAAACCGCCCCGTGGCAAGCAGACCCTAAAGCAGCTTGCGAAGCAGAACGCGGGGCTATCCAACATTGAGATAACCGAGGGCAATATCAAAGCCTTTGAGAGTACAGCAAAAAAGTACGGTATCGACTTTGCCTTAAAGAAAGACAGTACCGAAACGCCGCCCCGTTATCTCGTCTTTTTCAAGGGGCGGGACGCGGACGCTCTGACCGCAGCCTTTAAGGAGTTTTCCGCAAAGAAGCTGAATAAGGAGCAAAAGCCCTCTATCCGAAAGGCACTTGCCACATTCCGAGAAGCTGCAAAACAGCTTAACGCAAACCGTCAAAAGACAAAACACAAGGACAGGGGGATTGAACTATGA
- a CDS encoding tyrosine-type recombinase/integrase codes for MREFRSFLAPQIRQFIRYRQASQCWSGSSEKNLAYFDRYCHENYPGADALTQEMADGWCRKRDTENSSSCGTRTGPVRSFLLFLNMRGLSCVQPPESPRHSRRSYVPHAFTEEELARFFWECDSVKAYNRKNSQVRKLTIPVFFRLLYSSGIRTNEARLLRRGDVSLSDGVLDIRQSKGYNQHYAVLHSSMLELIRRYDAAIEAIMPGREYFFPSSRNGHYNCGWVTRTFSQLWETANPSSHATPYDLRHNYAITNINRWVGQGFGFHDRLVCLSKSMGHSKLESTRYYYSIVPALAQVLDEKTGASSERMIPEVPDYEETN; via the coding sequence ATGAGGGAATTCCGTTCTTTTCTTGCACCGCAGATCCGCCAGTTCATCCGCTACAGGCAGGCATCACAATGCTGGAGCGGTTCGTCCGAAAAAAACCTGGCGTATTTTGACCGCTACTGCCATGAGAATTACCCCGGGGCGGATGCCCTGACACAGGAGATGGCCGATGGCTGGTGCCGTAAGCGGGACACGGAAAACAGTTCTTCATGCGGCACAAGGACAGGGCCTGTCCGCAGTTTTTTATTGTTCCTGAACATGCGCGGGCTCTCGTGCGTCCAGCCCCCGGAGTCGCCCAGGCACAGCAGGCGCAGCTATGTGCCGCACGCTTTCACGGAAGAAGAACTGGCAAGATTTTTCTGGGAGTGCGACAGTGTAAAGGCATACAACCGGAAAAACTCCCAAGTGAGGAAGCTGACTATCCCTGTGTTCTTCAGGCTCCTCTACAGCAGCGGCATCCGCACGAACGAGGCGAGGCTGCTCAGGCGCGGCGATGTCAGCCTGTCAGACGGGGTGCTGGACATCCGGCAGTCCAAAGGCTATAACCAGCATTATGCCGTACTTCACAGCTCCATGCTGGAACTCATAAGGAGATATGACGCCGCCATCGAGGCAATCATGCCCGGGAGAGAATATTTCTTCCCGTCATCGCGGAACGGGCATTACAACTGCGGATGGGTGACAAGGACATTCAGCCAGCTGTGGGAAACAGCGAACCCTTCATCACACGCCACACCATATGACCTCCGCCACAATTATGCCATAACGAACATCAACCGCTGGGTCGGACAGGGGTTTGGGTTCCATGACAGGCTGGTGTGCCTCAGCAAAAGCATGGGGCACTCGAAACTTGAAAGCACAAGATACTATTATTCCATTGTTCCCGCCCTCGCCCAGGTGCTTGATGAGAAAACCGGCGCAAGTTCGGAGCGGATGATACCGGAGGTGCCTGATTATGAAGAAACCAACTAA
- a CDS encoding DUF6017 domain-containing protein, with the protein MAVFRVERTTGYTVMSNHHLRNKELSLKAKGLLSQMLSLPENWDYTLAGLSYINRESIDAIRTAVWELEKAGYITRRQGRDEKGKMTAIEYTIYEQPQPPGLDCPVLENPTAANPILENPTTDNPTSDNPTQLNKDISRTDLPKKEKSITDLSSTDSIPIHSLNPLPFDEDEAAEPPERKRTERSDAYRVYEEIIKDNIEYDFIVQDRRLDRDRLNEIVDLMLETVCTSRKKIRIAGDDYPAELVKSKFMKLNSEHIRFVLDCMQENTTKIRNIKQYLKAVLFNAPSTIDSYYTSLVAHDMASGALAPRKPKYGDPDYYTYNEGESL; encoded by the coding sequence ATGGCAGTATTCCGCGTGGAAAGAACGACAGGCTACACCGTAATGAGCAACCACCACTTACGCAATAAGGAACTTTCCTTAAAGGCAAAGGGGCTGCTTTCACAAATGCTGTCTTTGCCGGAGAATTGGGACTACACCCTTGCGGGACTGTCCTATATCAACCGGGAAAGTATCGACGCTATCCGTACCGCCGTTTGGGAGCTTGAAAAAGCCGGATATATCACAAGACGGCAGGGACGCGACGAGAAAGGCAAAATGACCGCTATCGAGTACACTATTTATGAACAGCCGCAGCCGCCGGGATTGGATTGCCCGGTATTGGAAAATCCAACAGCGGCAAATCCGATATTGGAAAATCCGACAACGGATAATCCGACGTCGGATAATCCAACGCAATTAAATAAAGATATATCAAGAACTGACTTACCCAAAAAAGAAAAATCAATTACAGATTTATCAAGTACCGATTCCATTCCTATCCATTCCCTAAATCCCTTGCCTTTTGACGAGGACGAAGCGGCAGAGCCGCCGGAACGGAAAAGAACGGAAAGAAGCGACGCTTACAGAGTGTATGAGGAAATTATCAAGGACAATATCGAGTATGACTTTATCGTACAGGATAGACGCCTTGACCGCGACCGTCTGAATGAGATTGTTGACCTCATGCTTGAAACTGTCTGTACGTCAAGAAAGAAAATCCGTATTGCCGGGGACGATTATCCCGCCGAGCTTGTGAAGTCAAAGTTTATGAAACTGAACAGCGAACATATCCGCTTTGTGCTTGACTGTATGCAGGAGAACACCACGAAAATCCGCAACATCAAGCAGTACCTAAAGGCGGTGCTTTTTAATGCCCCGTCTACCATTGACAGCTATTACACTTCCCTTGTGGCTCACGATATGGCAAGCGGCGCACTTGCACCGAGGAAGCCGAAGTACGGCGACCCGGACTATTACACCTACAACGAGGGCGAAAGCCTGTAA
- a CDS encoding spore coat associated protein CotJA: MPNYRYNTSDCTRRGQSGCSRQTSPAAASVRPMSSKSTCCDDRAEYDELNGLPIAMAYVPWQQWRAIYEVEKGFHRGTIFEELDKPFKGIGGCCK; the protein is encoded by the coding sequence ATGCCTAATTATCGCTATAACACATCTGATTGTACAAGACGCGGCCAAAGCGGCTGCAGCCGACAGACTTCGCCTGCGGCTGCTTCTGTCCGTCCGATGTCAAGCAAGTCGACATGCTGCGACGACAGAGCAGAATATGATGAGCTTAATGGCCTGCCAATCGCTATGGCTTACGTGCCATGGCAGCAATGGCGGGCAATTTATGAAGTGGAAAAAGGATTCCACAGGGGTACGATATTCGAAGAATTAGATAAGCCATTCAAAGGGATAGGAGGTTGCTGCAAATGA